One Phragmites australis chromosome 23, lpPhrAust1.1, whole genome shotgun sequence DNA window includes the following coding sequences:
- the LOC133905945 gene encoding fructose-bisphosphate aldolase-lysine N-methyltransferase, chloroplastic-like isoform X1 — protein sequence MASVTQAAAAVSAPHNSRLLLPSSPRRLPRPRPRPRARLRLASCHADTLLPSSSSSGARTPPTPAAGPSTAADSATDGFFDWLRDRGLPLGKVAIRERPVSFTREGKDLPLRYVAAGEDLQAGDVAFEVPMSLVVTLERVLGDESVAELLTTNKLSELACLALYLMYEKKQGKDSFWYPYIKELDRQRGRGQLAVESPLLWTESELDYLNGSPMREEVVARYEGIRREYNELDTLWFMAGSLFQQYPFDIPTEAFPFEIFKQAFVAVQSCVVHLQKVSLARRFVLVPLGPPLLTYKSNCKAMLTADGDSVRLVVDRPYKEGEPLIVWCGPQPNARLLLNYGFVDEDNPYDRIMIEASLNTEDPQYQEKRMVAQRNGKLAIQNFHVYIGKERETVAEMLPYLRLGYISDPDEMQSILSSEGDTCPVSPCTERAVLDQLVGYLKSRLAGYPTTLDEDEAMLADGNLEPKKEVAARLVRMEKKMLHACFQAAIEFINALPDHTVLPCPAPFAPELK from the exons CCCCGCCCGCGCGCACGCCTCCGCCTCGCCTCCTGCCACGCTGAcaccctcctcccctcctcctcctcatcaggGGCCCGCACGCCGCCTACCCCCGCGGCTGGGCCCTCCACCGCCGCAGACTCCGCCACCGATGGGTTCTTTGACTGGCTGCGCGATCGCGGGCTGCCGCTGGGCAAGGTGGCCATCCGGGAGCGGCCCGTGTCCTTCACCCGCGAGGGCAAGGACCTACCGCTGCGCtacgtcgccgccggcgaggacCTCCAG GCGGGGGATGTGGCGTTCGAGGTGCCCATGTCGCTCGTCGTCACGCTGGAGCGGGTGCTAGGCGACGAGTCTGTGG CCGAGTTATTGACGACAAACAAGTTGTCTGAGCTGGCATGCTTGGCATTGTATCTCATGTATGAGAAAAAGCAAGGAAAGGATTCATTTTGGTACCCTTACATTAAGGAGCTTGACCGGCAGCGAGGAAGGGGGCAGCTAGCTGTTGAATCACCACTTTTATGGACTGAAAGTGAACTGGATTACCTTAATGGCAGCCCCATGAGG GAGGAAGTTGTTGCGAGGTATGAGGGAATAAGGAGAGAATATAACGAGCTTGACACATTGTGGTTCATGGCAGGTTCACTGTTTCAG CAATATCCTTTTGACATACCTACCGAGGCTTTTCCATTTGAGATTTTCAAGCAGGCTTTTGTTGCAGTACAGTCTTGTGTGGTTCATTTGCAG AAAGTTAGTTTAGCTCGAAGATTCGTGCTAGTTCCCTTGGGCCCACCACTGTTGACCTACAAGAGCAACTGCAAAGCAATGCTGACAGCTGATGGTGATTCTGTTCGCTTGGTGGTGGATCGACCATATAAAGAAGGAGAACCATTAATCGTTTG GTGTGGACCACAACCAAACGCCAGGCTGCTTCTCAACTATGGTTTTGTAGATGAAGACAATCCCTACGATCGCATCATGATTGAG GCATCCCTAAATACAGAAGATCCTCAATACCAAGAAAAGAGAATGGTCGCTCAGAGAAATGGAAAGCTTGCTATCCAAAATTTTCAT GTCTACATAGgtaaagagagagaaactgtTGCAGAAATGCTGCCATACCTTAGACTAGGATACATTTCAGATCCGGATGAGATGCAGTCCATACTTTCTTCTGAAGGTGATACATGTCCA GTTAGTCCATGTACAGAGCGGGCAGTACTTGATCAACTTGTTGGATACCTGAAATCTCGATTGGCTGGCTACCccactactttggatgaggatgAAGCTATG TTGGCAGATGGCAATTTGGAACCAAAGAAGGAAGTTGCTGCTAGGCTTGTcaggatggagaagaaaatgctCCATGCCTGTTTTCAGGCTGCTATCGAGTTCATAAATGCCTTGCCTGACCATACAGTGTTGCCTTGCCCTGCTCCTTTTGCTCCTGAATTGAAATGA
- the LOC133905945 gene encoding uncharacterized protein LOC133905945 isoform X6 — MASVTQAAAAVSAPHNSRLLLPSSPRRLPRPRPRPRARLRLASCHADTLLPSSSSSGARTPPTPAAGPSTAADSATDGFFDWLRDRGLPLGKVAIRERPVSFTREGKDLPLRYVAAGEDLQAGDVAFEVPMSLVVTLERVLGDESVAELLTTNKLSELACLALYLMYEKKQGKDSFWYPYIKELDRQRGRGQLAVESPLLWTESELDYLNGSPMREEVVARYEGIRREYNELDTLWFMAGSLFQQYPFDIPTEAFPFEIFKQAFVAVQSCVVHLQKVSLARRFVLVPLGPPLLTYKSNCKAMLTADGDSVRLVVDRPYKEGEPLIVWCGPQPNARLLLNYGFVDEDNPYDRIMIEASLNTEDPQYQEKRMVAQRNGKLAIQNFHVYIGKERETVAEMLPYLRLGYISDPDEMQSILSSEGDTCPLSEPAGLVEVGDG; from the exons CCCCGCCCGCGCGCACGCCTCCGCCTCGCCTCCTGCCACGCTGAcaccctcctcccctcctcctcctcatcaggGGCCCGCACGCCGCCTACCCCCGCGGCTGGGCCCTCCACCGCCGCAGACTCCGCCACCGATGGGTTCTTTGACTGGCTGCGCGATCGCGGGCTGCCGCTGGGCAAGGTGGCCATCCGGGAGCGGCCCGTGTCCTTCACCCGCGAGGGCAAGGACCTACCGCTGCGCtacgtcgccgccggcgaggacCTCCAG GCGGGGGATGTGGCGTTCGAGGTGCCCATGTCGCTCGTCGTCACGCTGGAGCGGGTGCTAGGCGACGAGTCTGTGG CCGAGTTATTGACGACAAACAAGTTGTCTGAGCTGGCATGCTTGGCATTGTATCTCATGTATGAGAAAAAGCAAGGAAAGGATTCATTTTGGTACCCTTACATTAAGGAGCTTGACCGGCAGCGAGGAAGGGGGCAGCTAGCTGTTGAATCACCACTTTTATGGACTGAAAGTGAACTGGATTACCTTAATGGCAGCCCCATGAGG GAGGAAGTTGTTGCGAGGTATGAGGGAATAAGGAGAGAATATAACGAGCTTGACACATTGTGGTTCATGGCAGGTTCACTGTTTCAG CAATATCCTTTTGACATACCTACCGAGGCTTTTCCATTTGAGATTTTCAAGCAGGCTTTTGTTGCAGTACAGTCTTGTGTGGTTCATTTGCAG AAAGTTAGTTTAGCTCGAAGATTCGTGCTAGTTCCCTTGGGCCCACCACTGTTGACCTACAAGAGCAACTGCAAAGCAATGCTGACAGCTGATGGTGATTCTGTTCGCTTGGTGGTGGATCGACCATATAAAGAAGGAGAACCATTAATCGTTTG GTGTGGACCACAACCAAACGCCAGGCTGCTTCTCAACTATGGTTTTGTAGATGAAGACAATCCCTACGATCGCATCATGATTGAG GCATCCCTAAATACAGAAGATCCTCAATACCAAGAAAAGAGAATGGTCGCTCAGAGAAATGGAAAGCTTGCTATCCAAAATTTTCAT GTCTACATAGgtaaagagagagaaactgtTGCAGAAATGCTGCCATACCTTAGACTAGGATACATTTCAGATCCGGATGAGATGCAGTCCATACTTTCTTCTGAAGGTGATACATGTCCA CTCTCTGAGCCAGCAGGACTTGTTGAAGTTGGAGACg GTTAG
- the LOC133905945 gene encoding uncharacterized protein LOC133905945 isoform X3: MASVTQAAAAVSAPHNSRLLLPSSPRRLPRPRPRPRARLRLASCHADTLLPSSSSSGARTPPTPAAGPSTAADSATDGFFDWLRDRGLPLGKVAIRERPVSFTREGKDLPLRYVAAGEDLQAGDVAFEVPMSLVVTLERVLGDESVAELLTTNKLSELACLALYLMYEKKQGKDSFWYPYIKELDRQRGRGQLAVESPLLWTESELDYLNGSPMREEVVARYEGIRREYNELDTLWFMAGSLFQQYPFDIPTEAFPFEIFKQAFVAVQSCVVHLQKVSLARRFVLVPLGPPLLTYKSNCKAMLTADGDSVRLVVDRPYKEGEPLIVWCGPQPNARLLLNYGFVDEDNPYDRIMIEASLNTEDPQYQEKRMVAQRNGKLAIQNFHVYIGKERETVAEMLPYLRLGYISDPDEMQSILSSEGDTCPLSEPAGLVEVGDAGKYSPPDLLSSSPSSRSALEGDAGSI; this comes from the exons CCCCGCCCGCGCGCACGCCTCCGCCTCGCCTCCTGCCACGCTGAcaccctcctcccctcctcctcctcatcaggGGCCCGCACGCCGCCTACCCCCGCGGCTGGGCCCTCCACCGCCGCAGACTCCGCCACCGATGGGTTCTTTGACTGGCTGCGCGATCGCGGGCTGCCGCTGGGCAAGGTGGCCATCCGGGAGCGGCCCGTGTCCTTCACCCGCGAGGGCAAGGACCTACCGCTGCGCtacgtcgccgccggcgaggacCTCCAG GCGGGGGATGTGGCGTTCGAGGTGCCCATGTCGCTCGTCGTCACGCTGGAGCGGGTGCTAGGCGACGAGTCTGTGG CCGAGTTATTGACGACAAACAAGTTGTCTGAGCTGGCATGCTTGGCATTGTATCTCATGTATGAGAAAAAGCAAGGAAAGGATTCATTTTGGTACCCTTACATTAAGGAGCTTGACCGGCAGCGAGGAAGGGGGCAGCTAGCTGTTGAATCACCACTTTTATGGACTGAAAGTGAACTGGATTACCTTAATGGCAGCCCCATGAGG GAGGAAGTTGTTGCGAGGTATGAGGGAATAAGGAGAGAATATAACGAGCTTGACACATTGTGGTTCATGGCAGGTTCACTGTTTCAG CAATATCCTTTTGACATACCTACCGAGGCTTTTCCATTTGAGATTTTCAAGCAGGCTTTTGTTGCAGTACAGTCTTGTGTGGTTCATTTGCAG AAAGTTAGTTTAGCTCGAAGATTCGTGCTAGTTCCCTTGGGCCCACCACTGTTGACCTACAAGAGCAACTGCAAAGCAATGCTGACAGCTGATGGTGATTCTGTTCGCTTGGTGGTGGATCGACCATATAAAGAAGGAGAACCATTAATCGTTTG GTGTGGACCACAACCAAACGCCAGGCTGCTTCTCAACTATGGTTTTGTAGATGAAGACAATCCCTACGATCGCATCATGATTGAG GCATCCCTAAATACAGAAGATCCTCAATACCAAGAAAAGAGAATGGTCGCTCAGAGAAATGGAAAGCTTGCTATCCAAAATTTTCAT GTCTACATAGgtaaagagagagaaactgtTGCAGAAATGCTGCCATACCTTAGACTAGGATACATTTCAGATCCGGATGAGATGCAGTCCATACTTTCTTCTGAAGGTGATACATGTCCA CTCTCTGAGCCAGCAGGACTTGTTGAAGTTGGAGACg CAGGCAAATACTCTCCACCGGATCTCCTCTCCTCATCTCCATCCTCCAGATCTGCATTAGAGGGGGACGCTGGGAGCATTTGA
- the LOC133905945 gene encoding uncharacterized protein LOC133905945 isoform X5, whose protein sequence is MASVTQAAAAVSAPHNSRLLLPSSPRRLPRPRPRPRARLRLASCHADTLLPSSSSSGARTPPTPAAGPSTAADSATDGFFDWLRDRGLPLGKVAIRERPVSFTREGKDLPLRYVAAGEDLQAGDVAFEVPMSLVVTLERVLGDESVAELLTTNKLSELACLALYLMYEKKQGKDSFWYPYIKELDRQRGRGQLAVESPLLWTESELDYLNGSPMREEVVARYEGIRREYNELDTLWFMAGSLFQQYPFDIPTEAFPFEIFKQAFVAVQSCVVHLQKVSLARRFVLVPLGPPLLTYKSNCKAMLTADGDSVRLVVDRPYKEGEPLIVWCGPQPNARLLLNYGFVDEDNPYDRIMIEASLNTEDPQYQEKRMVAQRNGKLAIQNFHVYIGKERETVAEMLPYLRLGYISDPDEMQSILSSEGDTCPANTLHRISSPHLHPPDLH, encoded by the exons CCCCGCCCGCGCGCACGCCTCCGCCTCGCCTCCTGCCACGCTGAcaccctcctcccctcctcctcctcatcaggGGCCCGCACGCCGCCTACCCCCGCGGCTGGGCCCTCCACCGCCGCAGACTCCGCCACCGATGGGTTCTTTGACTGGCTGCGCGATCGCGGGCTGCCGCTGGGCAAGGTGGCCATCCGGGAGCGGCCCGTGTCCTTCACCCGCGAGGGCAAGGACCTACCGCTGCGCtacgtcgccgccggcgaggacCTCCAG GCGGGGGATGTGGCGTTCGAGGTGCCCATGTCGCTCGTCGTCACGCTGGAGCGGGTGCTAGGCGACGAGTCTGTGG CCGAGTTATTGACGACAAACAAGTTGTCTGAGCTGGCATGCTTGGCATTGTATCTCATGTATGAGAAAAAGCAAGGAAAGGATTCATTTTGGTACCCTTACATTAAGGAGCTTGACCGGCAGCGAGGAAGGGGGCAGCTAGCTGTTGAATCACCACTTTTATGGACTGAAAGTGAACTGGATTACCTTAATGGCAGCCCCATGAGG GAGGAAGTTGTTGCGAGGTATGAGGGAATAAGGAGAGAATATAACGAGCTTGACACATTGTGGTTCATGGCAGGTTCACTGTTTCAG CAATATCCTTTTGACATACCTACCGAGGCTTTTCCATTTGAGATTTTCAAGCAGGCTTTTGTTGCAGTACAGTCTTGTGTGGTTCATTTGCAG AAAGTTAGTTTAGCTCGAAGATTCGTGCTAGTTCCCTTGGGCCCACCACTGTTGACCTACAAGAGCAACTGCAAAGCAATGCTGACAGCTGATGGTGATTCTGTTCGCTTGGTGGTGGATCGACCATATAAAGAAGGAGAACCATTAATCGTTTG GTGTGGACCACAACCAAACGCCAGGCTGCTTCTCAACTATGGTTTTGTAGATGAAGACAATCCCTACGATCGCATCATGATTGAG GCATCCCTAAATACAGAAGATCCTCAATACCAAGAAAAGAGAATGGTCGCTCAGAGAAATGGAAAGCTTGCTATCCAAAATTTTCAT GTCTACATAGgtaaagagagagaaactgtTGCAGAAATGCTGCCATACCTTAGACTAGGATACATTTCAGATCCGGATGAGATGCAGTCCATACTTTCTTCTGAAGGTGATACATGTCCA GCAAATACTCTCCACCGGATCTCCTCTCCTCATCTCCATCCTCCAGATCTGCATTAG
- the LOC133905945 gene encoding uncharacterized protein LOC133905945 isoform X4 encodes MASVTQAAAAVSAPHNSRLLLPSSPRRLPRPRPRPRARLRLASCHADTLLPSSSSSGARTPPTPAAGPSTAADSATDGFFDWLRDRGLPLGKVAIRERPVSFTREGKDLPLRYVAAGEDLQAGDVAFEVPMSLVVTLERVLGDESVAELLTTNKLSELACLALYLMYEKKQGKDSFWYPYIKELDRQRGRGQLAVESPLLWTESELDYLNGSPMREEVVARYEGIRREYNELDTLWFMAGSLFQQYPFDIPTEAFPFEIFKQAFVAVQSCVVHLQKVSLARRFVLVPLGPPLLTYKSNCKAMLTADGDSVRLVVDRPYKEGEPLIVWCGPQPNARLLLNYGFVDEDNPYDRIMIEASLNTEDPQYQEKRMVAQRNGKLAIQNFHVYIGKERETVAEMLPYLRLGYISDPDEMQSILSSEGDTCPQANTLHRISSPHLHPPDLH; translated from the exons CCCCGCCCGCGCGCACGCCTCCGCCTCGCCTCCTGCCACGCTGAcaccctcctcccctcctcctcctcatcaggGGCCCGCACGCCGCCTACCCCCGCGGCTGGGCCCTCCACCGCCGCAGACTCCGCCACCGATGGGTTCTTTGACTGGCTGCGCGATCGCGGGCTGCCGCTGGGCAAGGTGGCCATCCGGGAGCGGCCCGTGTCCTTCACCCGCGAGGGCAAGGACCTACCGCTGCGCtacgtcgccgccggcgaggacCTCCAG GCGGGGGATGTGGCGTTCGAGGTGCCCATGTCGCTCGTCGTCACGCTGGAGCGGGTGCTAGGCGACGAGTCTGTGG CCGAGTTATTGACGACAAACAAGTTGTCTGAGCTGGCATGCTTGGCATTGTATCTCATGTATGAGAAAAAGCAAGGAAAGGATTCATTTTGGTACCCTTACATTAAGGAGCTTGACCGGCAGCGAGGAAGGGGGCAGCTAGCTGTTGAATCACCACTTTTATGGACTGAAAGTGAACTGGATTACCTTAATGGCAGCCCCATGAGG GAGGAAGTTGTTGCGAGGTATGAGGGAATAAGGAGAGAATATAACGAGCTTGACACATTGTGGTTCATGGCAGGTTCACTGTTTCAG CAATATCCTTTTGACATACCTACCGAGGCTTTTCCATTTGAGATTTTCAAGCAGGCTTTTGTTGCAGTACAGTCTTGTGTGGTTCATTTGCAG AAAGTTAGTTTAGCTCGAAGATTCGTGCTAGTTCCCTTGGGCCCACCACTGTTGACCTACAAGAGCAACTGCAAAGCAATGCTGACAGCTGATGGTGATTCTGTTCGCTTGGTGGTGGATCGACCATATAAAGAAGGAGAACCATTAATCGTTTG GTGTGGACCACAACCAAACGCCAGGCTGCTTCTCAACTATGGTTTTGTAGATGAAGACAATCCCTACGATCGCATCATGATTGAG GCATCCCTAAATACAGAAGATCCTCAATACCAAGAAAAGAGAATGGTCGCTCAGAGAAATGGAAAGCTTGCTATCCAAAATTTTCAT GTCTACATAGgtaaagagagagaaactgtTGCAGAAATGCTGCCATACCTTAGACTAGGATACATTTCAGATCCGGATGAGATGCAGTCCATACTTTCTTCTGAAGGTGATACATGTCCA CAGGCAAATACTCTCCACCGGATCTCCTCTCCTCATCTCCATCCTCCAGATCTGCATTAG
- the LOC133905945 gene encoding uncharacterized protein LOC133905945 isoform X2 — protein sequence MASVTQAAAAVSAPHNSRLLLPSSPRRLPRPRPRPRARLRLASCHADTLLPSSSSSGARTPPTPAAGPSTAADSATDGFFDWLRDRGLPLGKVAIRERPVSFTREGKDLPLRYVAAGEDLQAGDVAFEVPMSLVVTLERVLGDESVAELLTTNKLSELACLALYLMYEKKQGKDSFWYPYIKELDRQRGRGQLAVESPLLWTESELDYLNGSPMREEVVARYEGIRREYNELDTLWFMAGSLFQQYPFDIPTEAFPFEIFKQAFVAVQSCVVHLQKVSLARRFVLVPLGPPLLTYKSNCKAMLTADGDSVRLVVDRPYKEGEPLIVWCGPQPNARLLLNYGFVDEDNPYDRIMIEASLNTEDPQYQEKRMVAQRNGKLAIQNFHVYIGKERETVAEMLPYLRLGYISDPDEMQSILSSEGDTCPCIIDVGQWIHLLGETCPIRSDARCVIKRRKLFNIFLPPVCFQDSCGILCFDNLVPWTYA from the exons CCCCGCCCGCGCGCACGCCTCCGCCTCGCCTCCTGCCACGCTGAcaccctcctcccctcctcctcctcatcaggGGCCCGCACGCCGCCTACCCCCGCGGCTGGGCCCTCCACCGCCGCAGACTCCGCCACCGATGGGTTCTTTGACTGGCTGCGCGATCGCGGGCTGCCGCTGGGCAAGGTGGCCATCCGGGAGCGGCCCGTGTCCTTCACCCGCGAGGGCAAGGACCTACCGCTGCGCtacgtcgccgccggcgaggacCTCCAG GCGGGGGATGTGGCGTTCGAGGTGCCCATGTCGCTCGTCGTCACGCTGGAGCGGGTGCTAGGCGACGAGTCTGTGG CCGAGTTATTGACGACAAACAAGTTGTCTGAGCTGGCATGCTTGGCATTGTATCTCATGTATGAGAAAAAGCAAGGAAAGGATTCATTTTGGTACCCTTACATTAAGGAGCTTGACCGGCAGCGAGGAAGGGGGCAGCTAGCTGTTGAATCACCACTTTTATGGACTGAAAGTGAACTGGATTACCTTAATGGCAGCCCCATGAGG GAGGAAGTTGTTGCGAGGTATGAGGGAATAAGGAGAGAATATAACGAGCTTGACACATTGTGGTTCATGGCAGGTTCACTGTTTCAG CAATATCCTTTTGACATACCTACCGAGGCTTTTCCATTTGAGATTTTCAAGCAGGCTTTTGTTGCAGTACAGTCTTGTGTGGTTCATTTGCAG AAAGTTAGTTTAGCTCGAAGATTCGTGCTAGTTCCCTTGGGCCCACCACTGTTGACCTACAAGAGCAACTGCAAAGCAATGCTGACAGCTGATGGTGATTCTGTTCGCTTGGTGGTGGATCGACCATATAAAGAAGGAGAACCATTAATCGTTTG GTGTGGACCACAACCAAACGCCAGGCTGCTTCTCAACTATGGTTTTGTAGATGAAGACAATCCCTACGATCGCATCATGATTGAG GCATCCCTAAATACAGAAGATCCTCAATACCAAGAAAAGAGAATGGTCGCTCAGAGAAATGGAAAGCTTGCTATCCAAAATTTTCAT GTCTACATAGgtaaagagagagaaactgtTGCAGAAATGCTGCCATACCTTAGACTAGGATACATTTCAGATCCGGATGAGATGCAGTCCATACTTTCTTCTGAAGGTGATACATGTCCA TGCATAATAGATGTTGGACAGTGGATACACTTGCTCGGAGAAACATGCCCCATCCGGAGCGATGCCCGCTGTGTGATCAAGAGGAGGAAACTATTCAACATATTCTTACCTCCTGTGTGTTTTCAAGACAGTTGTGGTATTCTTTGTTTCGACAATTTGGTACCCTGGACTTATGCCTAA